The genomic stretch ttggtctcagtcgcaggtcatgggtcttgcaacaggacaatgacccaaaacacaccgctaaaaacacccaagaatggctaagaggaaaaaattggactattctaaagtggccttctatgagccctgacctcaatcctattgagcatctttggaaggagctgaaacatgcagtctggaaaaggcacccttcaaaccggacacaactggagcagtttgctcatgaggagtgggccaaaatacctgctgagaggtgcagatgtctcattgacagttacaggaagcgtttgattgcagtgattgcctcaaaaggttgcgcaacaaaatattaagttaggggtaccatcatttttgtccatgcctgtttcatgagtttatttttttacataattctgttgaagcatggttgaaaaacaatgtctgactttcattggttaacatttatagaattttaatttattattacttttgtcagattaaagttatttctgtgaccattgtgactttttctttcattgaccaaagggtaccaacaattttgtccacgtctgtatgtataaTGATGGATAGATGTTACTGGGTTGACGGTTATTGGTAAATGGTTAGTCATTTTTTGGTATCAGTTTCCCACTCAGCACAATCCCAAATTTATCTCTCAGTACACCTGGAATCTCCTCTTCATTGAGTTCTTGAGTGGTCTTCACACTTCCACCTCCTTTGGTGTATTCGGTGCTGATCAGCCGGTGCCCCATGTACGTCAGTCTTCCGTGGGGGAGCCTTAGGGTGCAGAAGCATTTACGGACAAAAAAAGAGCTAGGTTCAGTTTGAAGATATTCACACATATCCCGGAAATCCTCATATGTTCTCTCCTCGAGGGTGAACTTGTATAGACTCCTCCAGTCTTCCTCTTCCTTCCTCTCCATGTACCACTCATCTCCTTCTACTCGTAATCGATACAcacagcttccctgctcctcctcccatccgGCCTCCAACGGAAATGGCTCTAAGATACTTTCACCAAAACCAACATCACAAAGCCATCTCCTTCCCTCAAGTTCCACTAGTAACAACATGTGTGAAAGTGGAGGTGTATAAAGACCGGTGACTTCATCCCTCACTTTGGCCGATATGACCTGTGGCTGGTACCCCAATTGTTGCAAGACCCAAAAATAAAGACCATTGTTCTCAAAACAGAAGCCTCCACGTTTTCTCAGGACAATCTTCTCATATATCCAGCAAATATCTAGATGGATTTTTTCCCCACTGTGCATACTAAGGCTTTCAAAAGGGATAGAGAGCAAGTGGTGGCGATGTACAGCTCGTAACCCAGAAAGGGATGGTTGCATTGAAGGTGCCATGAATTCTGGAAGGCCAACCCTCTGGAGATAGGTGTTCAGATCTGGCTTGGAAGAGTCGTCCTACAAGAGA from Bufo gargarizans isolate SCDJY-AF-19 chromosome 8, ASM1485885v1, whole genome shotgun sequence encodes the following:
- the LOC122945684 gene encoding uncharacterized protein LOC122945684 — protein: MDMKAYLQRVNLTDTAPPSLAALRELHRHHVHSVPTESLSIHSGEKIILDIPWIYNKIVVRRRGGFCYENNGLFLWVLQQLGYKTQVLSANVRNIFIGIYGPPFDHMILTVELEGRRWLCDVGYGEGIVEPFPLEDGWEEEQDSGLYRLRVEGDEWYMERKEEEIWRSLFKFTLEEKKFEDFQEMCEYHQTSPSSVFVRKSFCSLQLPRARLTYMGRRLISTQYTKGGGSVKTTQELTEEEIPSLLNDKFGIVLNGKLIPKDENIVIPNQLQSDDSSKPDLNTYLQRVGLPEFMAPSMQPSLSGLRAVHRHHLLSIPFESLSMHSGEKIHLDICWIYEKIVLRKRGGFCFENNGLYFWVLQQLGYQPQVISAKVRDEVTGLYTPPLSHMLLLVELEGRRWLCDVGFGESILEPFPLEAGWEEEQGSCVYRLRVEGDEWYMERKEEEDWRSLYKFTLEERTYEDFRDMCEYLQTEPSSFFVRKCFCTLRLPHGRLTYMGHRLISTEYTKGGGSVKTTQELNEEEIPGVLRDKFGIVLSGKLIPKND